From Nicotiana tabacum cultivar K326 chromosome 20, ASM71507v2, whole genome shotgun sequence, one genomic window encodes:
- the LOC107765641 gene encoding F-box protein PP2-B10, translating into MDYFSLLPEGCISEILSFTSPKDAATSSAISRGFKSAAESDVVWEKFLPSDYQHIISKSDSLLVSPSKKELYFSLCDSPILIDGGKLSFSLDKKTGKKCFMVAARELAITWGDTPQYWEWLPHPDSRFSEVAKLIWVSWLDIRGKIETRILSKKNKYAAYLVFKLANRFYGLETVNAYVRLVGCETKHEAEERASITSLSRREEPGKKRPKRRIDGWMEIEVGTFFNHIGEDGDVEARLMEIRHLGGKSGLVVQGMEFRPEEEEDEEEEEEEEDDDVAFWRHGRVVGQRTTNPFFPSSNPGVA; encoded by the exons ATGGATTATTTTAGTTTATTGCCAGAAGGTTGCATATCGGAAATTCTGTCCTTCACTTCTCCCAAAGATGCTGCTACTTCCTCAGCTATCTCACGAGGATTCAAGTCTGCTGCTGAATCCGACGTCGTTTGGGAGAAATTTTTGCCCTCTGATTATCAACATATTATCTCTAAATCAGACTCACTCTTGGTTTCTCCTTCCAAAAAAGAGCTTTATTTTAGTCTTTGTGACTCCCCAATTCTCATTGATGGCGGCAAACTG AGTTTTTCACTGGATAAGAAGACTGGGAAAAAATGTTTTATGGTGGCAGCAAGGGAACTTGCTATTACATGGGGTGATACACCACAGTATTGGGAATGGTTACCTCACCCAGACTCCAG ATTCTCAGAAGTGGCTAAACTCATATGGGTTTCTTGGCTTGATATCCGAGGCAAAATTGAAACTCGAATATTGTCGAAAAAAAACAAATATGCTGCTTATCTAGTATTCAAATTGGCAAACAGATTTTATGGCCTTGAAACTGTTAATGCATATGTTAGACTTGTTGGCTGTGAGACTAAACATGAAGCTGAGGAACGAGCTAGTATTACGAGCCTTTCAAGACGAGAAGAACCGGGTAAGAAGCGACCAAAGAGAAGAATTGATGGTTGGATGGAAATTGAAGTGGGAACCTTTTTCAATCATATAGGAGAAGATGGAGATGTTGAAGCTCGATTAATGGAGATTAGACATCTCGGTGGAAAATCTGGCCTCGTTGTTCAAGGAATGGAGTTTCGTCCGGAagaggaagaagacgaagaagaggaagaagaagaagaagatgatgatgtagCATTTTGGCGACATGGCCGAGTGGTAGGGCAGAGGACTACAAATCCTTTTTTCCCCAGTTCAAATCCGGGTGTCGCCTGA